One Tenebrio molitor chromosome 2, icTenMoli1.1, whole genome shotgun sequence genomic region harbors:
- the LOC138124074 gene encoding anionic trypsin-2-like yields the protein MTLDRDPAHSGEIVMSVISVKNLLTIFAFYNFLVAEEAVKVGPRIIGGVECDLADYPYVVAVFSNSLCGGSLLTLRWVLTAAHCIKPPFISRHQTVVRVGFNLKKQIIQVRYVAKGIIHEKFDYESMVNTSNPELRYDIGLLLLEAPFIKSRYVSTVKLPEPGYTKSCILGTALGAGYRTAEMLGRTQFNRSLDCVDLTIIDNKRCSQTWPTSVLDDSIICTLDNEGKDACNGDSGGPLMCKGVIVGIISLGKSCALPNTAASFTRVEAYLDFIHDTMANVQQGGATEIRGVLRNAVLVIILTSVIV from the coding sequence ATGACACTTGATCGCGATCCAGCTCACAGTGGGGAAATTGTCATGTCAGTGATCAGTGTCAAGAATCTCCTAACGATATTCGCCTTTTACAATTTTCTGGTGGCAGAGGAGGCGGTGAAGGTGGGGCCGAGAATCATCGGGGGTGTCGAGTGCGACCTGGCGGACTACCCTTACGTGGTGGCCGTGTTCAGCAACTCCCTCTGCGGTGGCTCTTTACTGACGCTTCGATGGGTCCTCACCGCCGCCCACTGCATCAAACCGCCCTTCATCAGCCGCCACCAAACGGTGGTCCGCGTGGGCTTCAATCTCAAGAAGCAAATCATCCAGGTCAGGTACGTCGCGAAGGGCATCATCCACGAAAAGTTCGACTACGAGTCGATGGTCAACACTTCCAACCCCGAACTGCGGTACGACATCGGCTTGTTGCTCCTGGAGGCCCCCTTCATCAAGTCGAGATACGTCAGCACCGTGAAACTCCCGGAGCCGGGTTACACCAAGTCTTGTATCTTAGGTACGGCTCTGGGAGCCGGATATCGCACGGCGGAGATGCTCGGAAGGACGCAGTTTAACAGATCGCTGGATTGCGTGGATCTGACAATAATCGACAACAAGAGATGTTCACAAACTTGGCCGACGTCCGTCTTGGATGATTCGATTATTTGTACGCTGGATAACGAGGGAAAAGATGCTTGTAATGGTGACTCCGGGGGGCCCTTGATGTGTAAGGGCGTGATTGTGGGCATTATTTCGTTGGGGAAGAGTTGCGCGCTGCCCAACACTGCGGCTAGCTTCACCAGAGTCGAAGCTTATTTGGATTTCATACACGATACGATGGCCAATGTCCAACAAGGAGGCGCTACCGAAATAAGAGGAGTCCTCAGGAATGCCGTTCTCGTTATTATTCTTACGTCTGTGATTGTATAG
- the LOC138124076 gene encoding tonin-like, whose amino-acid sequence MSLINIVGVVWLEMYFLRSLAESDANALAGPRIVGGKTCKVAEYPFVVAVYSSQLCGGSLITFQWVLTAAHCVHENEILKHDVLVRGSLDLGLEDYQKRYATRGIIHDNFNPLLRVDKRAELRFDIGLIFVNKPFVRSTGLDTATLPQPGFAGRCTTATALGVGLERVVNINRGFPLKPLKCVDLHLISNNRCAETWTDAVLDHTVLCTMESERGRDACLGDSGGPLVCGRVIIGVISSGLGCGVPNVSAVYTKVEAYLGFIHDVVNPTNTPGRRGTLPSSTTINTSQKFLLLWWYFTYCLYF is encoded by the coding sequence ATGTCATTAATAAACATCGTCGGTGTGGTGTGGttggaaatgtattttttaagaagTCTGGCCGAGAGCGATGCGAATGCCCTAGCCGGACCTAGAATTGTGGGTGGCAAAACCTGCAAAGTGGCAGAATACCCTTTCGTCGTCGCAGTTTACAGCAGCCAACTCTGCGGGGGTAGTTTGATCACGTTCCAGTGGGTCCTAACTGCGGCACATTGCGTCCACGAAAACGAAATCTTGAAACACGACGTGCTGGTGAGAGGTAGCTTGGACTTGGGGCTGGAGGACTACCAGAAGAGGTACGCCACCAGAGGAATAATCCACGACAACTTCAACCCCCTGTTGAGGGTCGATAAGCGTGCGGAACTGCGCTTCGACATCGGCCTCATTTTCGTCAACAAGCCGTTCGTCAGATCCACCGGTCTGGACACCGCCACGCTACCCCAACCGGGCTTCGCCGGCCGCTGCACGACGGCCACGGCCCTAGGCGTGGGGCTCGAGAGAGTGGTCAACATCAACAGAGGGTTCCCGTTGAAGCCGCTGAAATGCGTAGACCTGCATCTCATCTCCAACAACCGGTGTGCCGAAACGTGGACCGACGCGGTGCTCGACCATACGGTTTTATGCACCATGGAATCTGAAAGAGGGAGGGACGCGTGCCTCGGAGACTCCGGAGGGCCTTTGGTGTGCGGCAGAGTCATAATCGGCGTCATTTCTTCGGGACTCGGCTGCGGCGTGCCGAACGTATCGGCGGTTTACACTAAAGTCGAAGCTTATTTAGGGTTCATCCACGACGTGGTGAACCCGACAAACACCCCTGGCAGGAGGGGAACCCTGCCCAGTAGCACCACGATTAACACCTCCCAAAAGTTTCTACTCTTATGGTGGTATTTCACATATTGTCTttatttttag